One stretch of Arachis hypogaea cultivar Tifrunner chromosome 20, arahy.Tifrunner.gnm2.J5K5, whole genome shotgun sequence DNA includes these proteins:
- the LOC112783632 gene encoding uncharacterized protein isoform X1: MGKKQSLRSKATQIVSVILNPISDSDTLKHPPPTPSDEVGGLGGTTSEPEKPEEGSNDLVDGPDTSSFSAFLYSFLSSSDAGGDNAKVHGQSDGKGASGDDNNPLPDSSLKENNGGKKSLFSRSKQSLGRVIRQAARIGGFRHQGRKDNNSEMNSDCLNGSGLNGVEMNHLSTVKGKESESVSLVDMPEISEPSMLLSDAMRSTLYASLPALVHGRKWLLLYSTWRNGISLSTLYRRSMLWPGLSLLVVGDRRGAVFGSLVEAPLRPSNKKYQGTNSTFVFTSISGHPVIYRPTGLNRYFTLCNTEFLAIGGGSHFALYLDGDLLNGSSSVSETYGNPCLANSQDFEVKEVEVLMQLLRFFSLAHNLWGFVYASKYDEVLAFSRTEAPGICRW; encoded by the exons atgggaAAGAAGCAATCTTTGCGTAGCAAAGCTACCCAGATTGTATCTGTTATCCTGAATCCAATATCTGACTCTGACACTCTCAAACACCCTCCTCCAACACCTTCT GATGAGGTAGGGGGATTAGGAGGAACAACAAGTGAACCAGAGAAACCTGAAGAGGGTAGCAATGATTTAGTTGATGGCCCTGATACCTCATCTTTCAGTGCATTTCTATATTCTTTCTTGTCTTCATCAGATGCTGGAGGAGATAATGCAAAGGTACATGGACAGAGTGATGGTAAAGGTGCTTCAGGTGATGATAATAACCCTTTACCCGATTCATCGTTGAAGGAGAATAATGGTGGAAAGAAAAGCTTGTTCTCTAGGAGTAAGCAATCACTTGGTAGAGTTATTCGCCAAGCCGCTAGGATCGGTGGATTTCGCCATCAGGGGCGAAAGGATAATAATTCCGAAATGAATTCTGATTGTCTAAATGGTTCTGGATTGAATGGTGTTGAGATGAATCATCTTTCAACTGTGAAAGGGAAAGAATCAGAGTCTGTGTCTTTGGTTGACATGCCAGAAATTTCTGAGCCGTCGATGCTCCTTTCAGACGCGATGAGAAGTACTCTCTATGCTTCTCTTCCTGCTCTTGTTCATGGAAGGAAGTGGCTGTTGCTGTACAG CACTTGGAGGAACGGTATATCACTTTCAACCCTTTATCGAAGAAGCATGCTTTGGCCTGGATTGAGTTTGCTG GTTGTCGGAGACCGAAGAGGAGCAGTGTTTGGAAGCTTAGTTGAAGCACCTCTTAGACCATCCAACAAGAAATACCAG GGAACAAACAGTACATTTGTTTTCACAAGTATTTCTGGCCATCCTGTTATATATCGTCCAACAG GGTTAAACCGCTATTTCACACTATGCAACACTGAGTTCTTAGCAATTGGAGGGGGAAGTCATTTTGCGCTTTATTTGGATGGTGATCT ATTGAATGGCTCAAGCTCGGTCTCGGAAACCTACGGAAATCCTTGCCTTGCGAATTCTCAAGATTTCGAAGTGAAGGAAGTAGAGGTGCTCATGCAACTTCTTCGATTCTTCTCACTTGCACACAAT TTATGGGGCTTTGTGTATGCTTCAAAATATGATGAAGTACTTGCATTTAGCAGAACAGAGGCACCTGGCATCTGTCGATGGTAA
- the LOC112783632 gene encoding uncharacterized protein isoform X2 translates to MGKKQSLRSKATQIVSVILNPISDSDTLKHPPPTPSDEVGGLGGTTSEPEKPEEGSNDLVDGPDTSSFSAFLYSFLSSSDAGGDNAKVHGQSDGKGASGDDNNPLPDSSLKENNGGKKSLFSRSKQSLGRVIRQAARIGGFRHQGRKDNNSEMNSDCLNGSGLNGVEMNHLSTVKGKESESVSLVDMPEISEPSMLLSDAMRSTLYASLPALVHGRKWLLLYSTWRNGISLSTLYRRSMLWPGLSLLVVGDRRGAVFGSLVEAPLRPSNKKYQGTNSTFVFTSISGHPVIYRPTGLNRYFTLCNTEFLAIGGGSHFALYLDGDLLNGSSSVSETYGNPCLANSQDFEVKEVELWGFVYASKYDEVLAFSRTEAPGICRW, encoded by the exons atgggaAAGAAGCAATCTTTGCGTAGCAAAGCTACCCAGATTGTATCTGTTATCCTGAATCCAATATCTGACTCTGACACTCTCAAACACCCTCCTCCAACACCTTCT GATGAGGTAGGGGGATTAGGAGGAACAACAAGTGAACCAGAGAAACCTGAAGAGGGTAGCAATGATTTAGTTGATGGCCCTGATACCTCATCTTTCAGTGCATTTCTATATTCTTTCTTGTCTTCATCAGATGCTGGAGGAGATAATGCAAAGGTACATGGACAGAGTGATGGTAAAGGTGCTTCAGGTGATGATAATAACCCTTTACCCGATTCATCGTTGAAGGAGAATAATGGTGGAAAGAAAAGCTTGTTCTCTAGGAGTAAGCAATCACTTGGTAGAGTTATTCGCCAAGCCGCTAGGATCGGTGGATTTCGCCATCAGGGGCGAAAGGATAATAATTCCGAAATGAATTCTGATTGTCTAAATGGTTCTGGATTGAATGGTGTTGAGATGAATCATCTTTCAACTGTGAAAGGGAAAGAATCAGAGTCTGTGTCTTTGGTTGACATGCCAGAAATTTCTGAGCCGTCGATGCTCCTTTCAGACGCGATGAGAAGTACTCTCTATGCTTCTCTTCCTGCTCTTGTTCATGGAAGGAAGTGGCTGTTGCTGTACAG CACTTGGAGGAACGGTATATCACTTTCAACCCTTTATCGAAGAAGCATGCTTTGGCCTGGATTGAGTTTGCTG GTTGTCGGAGACCGAAGAGGAGCAGTGTTTGGAAGCTTAGTTGAAGCACCTCTTAGACCATCCAACAAGAAATACCAG GGAACAAACAGTACATTTGTTTTCACAAGTATTTCTGGCCATCCTGTTATATATCGTCCAACAG GGTTAAACCGCTATTTCACACTATGCAACACTGAGTTCTTAGCAATTGGAGGGGGAAGTCATTTTGCGCTTTATTTGGATGGTGATCT ATTGAATGGCTCAAGCTCGGTCTCGGAAACCTACGGAAATCCTTGCCTTGCGAATTCTCAAGATTTCGAAGTGAAGGAAGTAGAG TTATGGGGCTTTGTGTATGCTTCAAAATATGATGAAGTACTTGCATTTAGCAGAACAGAGGCACCTGGCATCTGTCGATGGTAA